The window GGTTACGGTAAATGCAATAGATCCAGAAATCCAGGCAAAGATCGTAAACCATATAGTCTACCATGGTAAGGTCTACAGGGGAGTTGAAGCTGCAGAGATCCTGATTAAAAACCAACTTCAGGGAATAAAAGCAGCTGTTGATGCAGGAATTGTTGTCAAGGTCAACACCGTGCTCACCCCGACCATCAATGACAAACACGTAGTCGAGATCGCCAGAAAACTCAATGAACTCGGGGTTTATATTATGAATGTCATGCCCCTGATTAACCAGGGAGCCTTTGCAGACCTTGAACCCCCCACAGCTGAAGAACGGAAAGACGTTCAGGCAGCCTGCGAGCCTTACGTTATGCAGATGCGCCACTGCAGACAGTGCAGAGCCGATGCTTACGGACTCCTTGCTCAGGACATGTCGCAGATGAGCGAAGAGCGCAGAAATATTATAAAAATCCAGACAAAAGAAGAGATGGAAAAAGCAAGAGAGATCCTGACCGA is drawn from Methanosarcina lacustris Z-7289 and contains these coding sequences:
- the nifB gene encoding nitrogenase cofactor biosynthesis protein NifB codes for the protein MPEKNQSIDAPNKGPILGEELLRKISEHPCYDKNAQHKYGRIHLAVAPKCNIQCNFCVREFDCVNESRPGVTSKVLTPVEALEKTKQILAEYPFIKVVAIAGPGDPLANDETFETFELIRKEFPEITLCMSTNGLMLPEKLQDMLRVGVSTLTVTVNAIDPEIQAKIVNHIVYHGKVYRGVEAAEILIKNQLQGIKAAVDAGIVVKVNTVLTPTINDKHVVEIARKLNELGVYIMNVMPLINQGAFADLEPPTAEERKDVQAACEPYVMQMRHCRQCRADAYGLLAQDMSQMSEERRNIIKIQTKEEMEKAREILTENDKEEKD